In a single window of the Acyrthosiphon pisum isolate AL4f chromosome X, pea_aphid_22Mar2018_4r6ur, whole genome shotgun sequence genome:
- the LOC103308512 gene encoding zinc finger BED domain-containing protein 4-like, protein MTTSIVIVLSQGLLNACKKLHTMEFNERTLMIIKQLLDNMEKRDAWKNFDKKRSNQLDEQNQDQPDYISIETPSTSNSPSIWETIDTSIAKLIPSGTSKSRAIIEVQRYLEDGMLKRNMDPLKWWQEHKYNYPYLHILAKQTLCCLGTSVPCERIFSKAGLILNDRRCRLKSEKVEMLLFLNYNST, encoded by the exons ATGACTACATCTATAGTCATAGTATTATCTCAAGGCTTATTAAATGCATGCAAAAAGTTGCATACAATGGAATTTAATGAAAGGACACTGATGATTATCAAACAACTATTAGATAACATGGAAAAACGAGACGCATGGAAAAACtttgataaaa aaagaTCGAATCAACTGGATGAACAAAATCAAGACCAACCtgattatataagtatagaaaCCCCATCCACATCAAATAGCCCATCGATTTGGGAAACTATTGACACGAGCATAGCCAAATTAATACCTTCAGGTACATCTAAGTCGCGTGCAATAATTGAGGTACAAAGGTACCTAGAAGATGGTATGCTAAAAAGAAATATGGATCCTCTTAAATGGTGGCAAGAACATAAGTATAACTATCCATACTTACATATTTTGGCTAAGCAAACTTTATGTTGCCTTGGTACTTCAGTTCCTTGTGAACGTATTTTTTCGAAAGCAGGACTTATTTTGAACGATCGTCGTTGTCGACTTAAAAGTGAAAAAGTAGaaatgttgttgtttttaaattataattcaacatGA